One window of Fundidesulfovibrio putealis DSM 16056 genomic DNA carries:
- a CDS encoding sensor histidine kinase has product MKSLLRSVDWKEASLGIVLLVALVMSASYSYLFFHTFAELFSIVIAFGVFMLAWNTQRFMNNGYLLFMGIAYFFVAILDLLHTLAYKGMPIFPGYDDNNLPPQIWIVARYMESLALLAAPLFFRRKLPVVPVFCGFCAVTILALLSIFSWRVFPDCFVAGYGLTPFKIASEYIICAILTGATWLLWINRDKFDPLVLRFLILSMAATIATELCFTAYTNLYATINLVGHIFKILSFYFMYRAIIETGLKKPYDLLFRDLQMEIEERRKAQAALLESRELLDKTQKAGGIGGFDWERESNELHWTDETHRLFEAPEGFVPTMDAMLERVDPENRISLMVSFDSSRETGIPLDVEAKIATFQGNERWIRFLGGVTLHGTRKTLAGVLQDVTDKRRLEQLREDIDRMSRHDLKSPLNAIIGLPRLILLDKDMPREEIDEYLRLIRQTGYNMLNLINISLEMFKMEQGTYTFEPSPVDIVELLRKLKLEAAGKLKTKELTLETTIEGQTAGETDTFPVLSEELPCWSMLGNLLENAIQASPKGHAVTIALARQGGQGRISITNKGAVPHDIRARFFEKYATSGKTHGTGLGTYSARLIAQTLGGSIALDTSDPDGTTVHVTLPLAE; this is encoded by the coding sequence ATGAAATCACTTCTTCGCTCGGTCGACTGGAAGGAAGCCTCCCTAGGCATCGTGCTTCTGGTTGCCCTGGTGATGTCGGCCTCTTACAGTTATCTGTTCTTCCACACCTTCGCCGAACTGTTCAGCATTGTCATCGCCTTCGGCGTCTTCATGCTGGCCTGGAACACCCAACGCTTCATGAACAACGGCTACCTGCTGTTCATGGGCATCGCGTACTTCTTCGTGGCCATTCTGGACCTGCTGCACACCCTGGCCTACAAGGGCATGCCCATCTTCCCCGGTTACGACGACAACAACCTCCCGCCGCAGATATGGATCGTGGCCAGGTACATGGAGAGCCTCGCGCTTCTGGCCGCCCCCCTGTTTTTCCGGCGCAAGCTGCCGGTCGTTCCCGTATTCTGCGGCTTCTGCGCCGTGACGATCCTCGCGCTGCTCTCGATCTTCTCCTGGCGGGTATTCCCCGACTGTTTCGTTGCCGGTTACGGCCTGACGCCTTTCAAGATCGCCAGCGAGTACATCATCTGCGCCATCCTGACGGGAGCGACCTGGCTGCTCTGGATCAACCGCGACAAGTTCGATCCGCTGGTGCTGCGCTTCCTCATCCTCTCCATGGCCGCCACAATCGCCACGGAACTGTGCTTCACCGCCTATACGAACCTCTACGCCACCATCAACCTGGTGGGACACATCTTCAAGATCCTCTCGTTTTACTTCATGTACCGGGCCATAATCGAAACGGGCCTGAAAAAGCCCTACGACCTCCTCTTCCGTGACCTCCAGATGGAAATCGAGGAACGGCGGAAAGCCCAAGCAGCACTCCTGGAAAGCCGGGAGCTGCTGGACAAGACCCAGAAAGCAGGCGGCATCGGCGGCTTCGACTGGGAGCGCGAAAGCAACGAACTGCACTGGACCGACGAGACCCACCGCCTCTTCGAAGCTCCAGAGGGTTTCGTCCCTACCATGGACGCCATGCTCGAACGCGTCGATCCCGAAAACCGCATCTCCCTGATGGTCTCCTTCGATAGTTCCCGCGAAACCGGCATCCCGCTGGATGTTGAAGCCAAAATCGCCACTTTCCAGGGCAACGAACGCTGGATCAGGTTCCTGGGGGGCGTCACCCTTCACGGCACGCGCAAAACGCTGGCCGGCGTCCTGCAAGACGTCACCGACAAGAGGCGCCTGGAACAACTGCGCGAGGACATTGACCGGATGTCCCGCCATGACCTGAAAAGCCCCCTCAACGCCATCATCGGGCTGCCCAGGCTCATTCTTCTCGACAAGGACATGCCGCGCGAGGAAATCGACGAGTATCTGCGGCTCATCCGCCAAACTGGCTACAACATGCTGAATCTCATCAACATATCCCTGGAAATGTTCAAGATGGAACAGGGGACCTACACCTTCGAGCCAAGCCCCGTGGACATCGTGGAACTGCTGCGCAAGCTCAAGCTCGAAGCCGCAGGCAAGCTCAAAACAAAAGAGCTCACCCTGGAGACGACCATCGAGGGACAAACTGCCGGGGAAACAGACACGTTCCCGGTCCTCAGCGAAGAGCTGCCCTGCTGGTCCATGTTGGGAAACCTGCTGGAAAACGCCATTCAGGCGTCACCAAAGGGGCACGCCGTGACCATCGCACTCGCAAGGCAGGGCGGTCAGGGCCGGATCTCCATTACCAACAAAGGTGCTGTGCCCCACGACATCCGCGCCCGCTTCTTCGAGAAGTACGCCACCTCCGGGAAAACACACGGCACCGGCCTTGGCACCTACTCCGCCAGACTGATCGCACAAACCCTCGGCGGCTCCATCGCACTGGACACCTCCGACCCCGACGGAACCACCGTCCACGTGACCCTGCCCTTGGCCGAGTAA
- a CDS encoding penicillin-binding protein 1A — protein sequence MRKFLLFFAIFVALTIVGAGVGLVGVYFWAASDLPGFKNLTEYKPPVVSTVYTHDGKVLGNLFAEKRFLATLGEMPAYLPKAFLAAEDSSFYQHEGVDPMAIFRAFLRNMQHGGAKQGGSTITQQLVKRLLLTPERSLKRKIKEAILAYRLERYLTKDEILTIYLNQIYLGSRAYGVEAASRTYFGVHVGQLTLAQAAVLAGLPPAPSRYSPLKDFEAAKSRQRYVLGRLLEMNWITQDEHDKALKEQLVFKSMDEQTWGVGAYYLEEVRRWLVDHYGEDMVYTGGLKVVTGCDLTHQEAAEKALKNALVASSKRRGWKGTIDTLTPDKWAEFLAQDVNPALLKNGQWVKALVTEASAKGLVVKYGKNTGLIDAKFLGWTRGKGPKPGEVVWVSLAPVDPKAKAAAEAKAIADAKKPASGKAAPAPAPKVGDDLILQQEPDVQGAITSLDPKNGAVLACVGGFSFEKSQFNRATQALRQCGSAFKPIVYSAAMDEGMTPATVVMDSPFVYEDPVTHKIWKPENYEGGFQGPMSLRAALAKSRNLVTIRVAQQIGIQKVIARAKAMGIESELGPYLPISLGAGAVHLINLCQAYTSFANGGVQVKPRFVLSVTGPDGQELFKSEPEYHEAMSPQTAFIMDAMLKEVVRAGTAGKAMVIGRPLAGKTGTSNDEQDAWFVGFTPYLLTGVYLGFDQVQPMGKGETGGTAALPAFIEYRLAVENMYPVEDFPQPPGIVWSAVDGVSMPFKEGQEKSAFAGIIGGQGNVNFSDPDAPLATGEDLLKQMY from the coding sequence ATGCGTAAATTTCTCTTATTCTTCGCTATATTTGTCGCGCTGACCATCGTGGGCGCTGGTGTGGGTCTGGTGGGCGTGTACTTCTGGGCGGCCAGCGATTTGCCGGGATTTAAGAATCTTACCGAATACAAGCCCCCTGTGGTGTCCACCGTCTACACCCACGACGGCAAGGTGCTCGGTAACCTGTTCGCGGAGAAGCGCTTCCTGGCGACGCTCGGCGAGATGCCCGCGTACCTGCCCAAGGCCTTCCTGGCCGCAGAGGATTCCTCCTTCTATCAGCACGAAGGCGTGGACCCCATGGCCATCTTCCGCGCCTTCCTGCGCAACATGCAGCACGGCGGCGCGAAGCAGGGCGGTTCCACCATCACCCAGCAGCTGGTCAAGCGCCTGCTGCTCACGCCCGAGCGCAGCCTCAAGCGAAAGATCAAGGAAGCCATCCTGGCCTACCGCCTGGAGCGCTACCTCACCAAGGACGAAATCCTCACAATCTATCTGAACCAGATTTACCTGGGGTCGCGCGCTTACGGCGTGGAAGCCGCCTCGCGCACCTATTTCGGCGTGCACGTGGGCCAGCTCACCCTGGCCCAGGCAGCCGTGCTGGCCGGTCTGCCCCCCGCGCCCAGCCGCTACAGCCCGCTCAAGGACTTCGAGGCCGCCAAGAGCCGCCAGCGCTACGTGTTGGGGCGTCTGCTGGAGATGAACTGGATAACCCAGGACGAGCACGACAAGGCCCTCAAGGAGCAGCTGGTCTTCAAGAGCATGGACGAGCAGACCTGGGGCGTGGGCGCATATTATCTTGAAGAGGTCCGCCGCTGGCTGGTGGACCACTACGGCGAGGACATGGTCTACACCGGTGGCCTCAAGGTGGTCACCGGCTGCGACCTGACCCACCAGGAAGCCGCCGAGAAAGCCCTGAAGAACGCCCTGGTGGCGTCCTCCAAGCGTCGCGGCTGGAAGGGGACCATCGACACCCTGACTCCCGATAAGTGGGCCGAGTTCCTGGCCCAGGATGTGAACCCCGCCCTGCTGAAGAACGGCCAGTGGGTCAAGGCCCTGGTCACCGAGGCCTCCGCCAAGGGGCTGGTGGTGAAATACGGCAAGAACACCGGCCTCATCGACGCCAAGTTCCTGGGCTGGACGCGCGGCAAGGGTCCCAAGCCCGGCGAGGTGGTCTGGGTGTCCCTGGCTCCGGTGGACCCCAAGGCCAAGGCCGCAGCGGAAGCCAAAGCCATCGCCGACGCCAAGAAACCCGCTTCGGGCAAGGCCGCGCCTGCCCCTGCTCCCAAGGTCGGCGACGACCTCATCCTCCAGCAGGAGCCCGACGTCCAGGGCGCGATAACCTCCCTCGACCCCAAGAACGGGGCGGTGCTGGCCTGCGTGGGCGGCTTCTCCTTCGAGAAGAGCCAGTTCAACCGCGCCACCCAGGCGCTGCGCCAGTGCGGCTCGGCCTTCAAGCCCATCGTGTATTCCGCCGCCATGGACGAGGGCATGACCCCGGCCACCGTGGTCATGGACAGCCCCTTCGTCTACGAGGACCCCGTCACCCACAAGATCTGGAAGCCCGAGAACTACGAAGGCGGCTTCCAAGGCCCCATGAGCCTGCGCGCCGCCCTGGCCAAGTCGCGAAACCTGGTCACCATCCGCGTGGCCCAGCAGATCGGCATCCAGAAGGTCATCGCGCGGGCCAAGGCCATGGGCATCGAGTCCGAACTCGGACCGTATCTGCCCATCTCCCTGGGCGCGGGTGCGGTGCACCTCATCAACCTGTGCCAGGCCTACACCTCCTTCGCCAACGGCGGCGTGCAGGTGAAGCCCCGCTTCGTCCTCAGCGTCACCGGCCCCGACGGCCAGGAGCTCTTCAAGTCCGAGCCCGAATACCACGAGGCCATGTCGCCCCAGACCGCCTTCATCATGGACGCCATGCTCAAGGAAGTCGTGCGCGCCGGCACCGCCGGGAAGGCCATGGTCATAGGCCGCCCCCTGGCAGGCAAGACCGGCACCTCCAACGACGAACAGGACGCCTGGTTCGTGGGCTTCACCCCCTATCTGCTCACCGGCGTCTACCTGGGCTTCGACCAGGTCCAGCCCATGGGCAAGGGCGAGACCGGCGGCACCGCCGCGCTCCCGGCCTTCATCGAGTATCGCCTGGCCGTGGAAAACATGTACCCGGTCGAAGACTTCCCACAGCCGCCGGGCATCGTATGGAGCGCCGTGGACGGCGTGTCCATGCCCTTCAAGGAGGGACAGGAGAAGAGCGCCTTTGCCGGAATCATCGGCGGACAAGGCAACGTCAACTTCTCCGACCCCGACGCCCCCCTGGCAACCGGCGAGGACCTGCTGAAACAGATGTATTGA